The nucleotide sequence TTTAACGAAAGTTCCTATAGGCGATCAGCCGACAGATATCGAGACGCAAATCAGAGATATGGTTTTAGAATTCGTGAAGAATGATAATTGTATCATACTAGCGATAAGTCCGGCTAATTCGGATTTAGCCAATAGCGATGCTTTGAAAATTGCGAAAGAAGTTGACCCGAAAGGTTTGTGCTGATTTCGTAATTTTGTATAATGCCTGTGGCGGGGCTATGGGTATTTTCATTCTTGCGTTCCTAAGCTCCTAAGCGTCTGGGACACTGGAAGATTTTCATAACTTGTTTTATTTCAGGTGATCGAACGATCGGCGTTCTTACAAAATTGGATTTAATGGACGAAGGAACAGATGCTCGCGATATTCTGGAAAATAAATTGTTACCTTTACGTAGAGGCTATATAGGCGTAGTGAATAGAAGTCAAAAAGATATAGATGGACGTAAAGACATCAAAGCCGCGTTGCAAgctgaaaaacaatttttccaaacgtATGTTTCATTTGCCATCCACGCTTAAAAATATTACCATTGTGGTAGGTAAGGCCAACagtggtaatattttttcaagttcaatattttttttaattcgttgcATTTTCACAGTAATCCAGCTTATCGACATATGGCAGATAAACTAGGAACGCCGCATctacaaaaagttttgaatcaaCAGTTGACTAAGCACATTCGAAATACGTTACCCAGTTTAagggaaaaaatacaagtaagtCGTTCTCGCCTCTCTCTCCCAACTGACGTAAAATTGCTCGAACGAGAAGGCCAAtaatcatcattttaaatttatttttcaatcctAGAAACAAAAAGCAAACCTAGATAAAGAAATGGATACCATCAACCGCCTCAATCCAAATGATCCGTTAGCGAAAGCAAAAATTATGCAACAGTGAGTATCTCCTATACACATACAAATATATGAAACtcttatgtaggtaggtaatgattAATTTATTCACACTTATTGTGCTTGGCAGAATGATCCAACAATTGAGAGACGATTTTGGTACCATAGTCGAAGGATCCATTGCGACGGAGATCAATACAATTGAGCTGTCCGGCGGTGCTAAAATCAATCGTATATTCCACGAAAGTTTGCAAtccgaaattgccaaaataataATCGAAGAGGAAGCGTTACGTAATGAAATCACGCTCGCTATTCAAAACATTCACGCTATCAGAAATGGCTTATTTCCGCCCGATAAGGCCTTCGAAACTGTAGTCACGAAGCATATACGAAAGCTTAAAGAACCCAGCTTGAAGTGTAAGGAATTAGTCGTAACCGAGTTGGAGGAAATTATACAACTTTGCCTCGAAAAAGTAAGTATCTTTTTCCCATGGTATTAACGACCATTTGAGAGGCAAAATCACATCGAAGttgtatacttatttttttcctccgtTGCCCCAGATGAACAGATACCCACGTCTAAGAGAAGAGACCGAAAGAATACTCATGGAGCAAATTCTGAGACGCGATGAAGTATGCGAAGAATATATCAACACGTTCATGGCCTGCGAGTTATCCCTGATCAACATACCTCAGGATGATATCATCaggtttgcaaaaaaataatccatcTTGCTACGTGTTCGCGAATActgatgtacctacttaatgggAGGGGGTAATTCGGAAAGTTTGAATTTCTCAATAGATAATAAACAACAATACATACAACTTTCTATGTAcatcctttattttttttttgacaaattttcaatttttgaaaattttgcaaaatttttgaactttgaaaaaatttacaaatttataatttttaaaactcttagaataaaagtacctatacttaggtattaaaaattttcaatttctgaaaaaaataggtagatgCTCACTACTTACTCAAATagaaaagtaagtacctatctgccaattttcaatttcaaaaaaatttctttaatttttaatttaaaaaaattctttttcaaattttcaacttttgagaaaatttactaatttttaaatttcaaaagaacTCATAAactcttaatttttgaaaaaaaatgcaaagttttcaatttttgggaaaatgcaagtaaaaatttttaattctttgaaaaattgaaaaatttcaaattgtcacCTAgctacaaatttttatttttttaaatagtaagaaaaactataatttggctattttttaattttaaaaaattcctcgaatttttaatttttaaattttaaacttttgaaaaaaattatctacaaatttttcaatttttgaaaaaatgtacaaaattttcaattttatcttcaatttgttttaaatcgtaaaaaaataccataatttggatatatttgaatttaaaacaatcctattcccaattttcaaaatgattacaaattttcaatttttgaaaaaatttactacaaaatttttaatttatgaaaagatgcaaatttttaaatcaatttttaaaacttttcagaataaaaatattgataggGATTTATAAATATTCGATTTCTGAACATAAAATTTAGATACTCAAGTAGATACGTAaataccaattttcaattttttaaaaatttctaaaattttcaattttaagtaataaaaattttcaaattttaatttaatgaaaaaattttaatttttactttttaaaaaatgtttaaattttcaaactaaaaaaaaaataaatatctattttatatctacctatttaatcacaaatttacacattttaaatttataaaaaaaatataaatctttggtttttgaaaaaattgcagattttcaagttcaatttttgacaaatttttaaataatagtaCCTATtgataattataaattttcaatttctgggaaagaatataggtacctacttactcatggtaccaattttcaattttgaaatttttttttaaattacaaggaaatttttaattattggaaaaaagaaatAGGAGAGTAAGTTCTTGGACATACGATAAgtagataaaaaatttcaattttttgtaattggaaaaattcaccaaaactgaaaaaattactttttataattcaaaattggGTTAGTAGGGTTAGATGATATCCCTTAAGGTAAATTGGTAATTCGTCGTAATTAGTTATTAGACATTTATTGCTACGAGATCAAAACGActaattttatggtttttctTGTGAAGGCACAAAGCGCAAGAAGTAAAAGAAGACACTGTTTTCGCAtacaaaataattcgaaaagGATTAATGACTATTCAAAATGTGGGCAACTCGAAAGATGGACCTCGCGATTATTGGTTCGTATTGACGAATAAATATCTTTCGTGGTATAAAGATAGAAATGTGAGTATGCTTCTAAAGACGAATTGAAGATTGTGATGTAATGCTTTAAtgatatattttgtttttaattcgcGAAATGTCATAACGTAGGAACGCTATAAAAAAGCCACTTTACCTTTGGatggattgaaattgaaattagtcgAACAAGTATTCGGTGAGCCCCGTAAGAAAGTATTCCGTTTGGTCAAgctgaaaaacagaaaaaaatttcaggtaatgGCAGAACGCGTCTATATCTCATGGTAACCAATGCGGCGATGTCATTGTAAGCATATTTATTTTGTCATGTTATATCTAGGATCACAAACAATTGGAGTTCTGTAGTAAAAATCCGAATGATATGAGTTTGTGGACATCGTCTTTCCTCGAAGTTGGCATACTTGTCGATCAATCTGACTCGCTGTCAGACATATCTGACGTAAGTATGATTTGAACTCGAATTTAAATCCGAAAAACGATCAAATACACataattattgcaaaaattagaGTGAAtcgtttttccaattttttggggttttttatTAGAGAAGGGTAAATTGAATGATGCgtctatgtatgtacctaccttaaaATAACGTGATAAAAATTCCCCTGTAACTGACTCAATCTttatcaaatgcaaaaaaactcaaacaaaAATACCCTAGGTAACGCAGTATGGTTTGAAAATCGCCCTACATGATCTAGTTAGTCAAAAAATATtggtattaaaataattttaaacaaaatttatgatagttttgaattttttgacgatCAAAGGCAAAAAAACGATTCACCGATGCtactgtgtagtgtgttttaAAAGTCCTTTCAAGAGTATACCTAATAatattggaaatattttattaGCTAGAGAACGTGGACGAAGACACGCAGCCGAAAGATTCACTGGGAAATCAAGTAGAAAAGATTCTCAATTTGGTAGATTCGTATATGAAAATCGAGATGAAAACTTTCCGTGATCATTTACCGAAAATAATCATGAACCTGATTGTAATGAATGTAAAAACTTTCATCAGCGTCGAATTGCCGGCTCATCTAAATACGTGCGAAAATCAGGTATAAAACTACTTCCTCCTGTTCATACCAATTTCTATCATGTCGTAGCGTTTCCAGTTTCAATTAATAATAAATGTATtgtattgaatcatttttttttctgatggaACAGTCATCACTCATGGATGAAGGCGAGGAAGAAACAGCGAAACGCGAAGAAGTGATGAAAATGCATCGTGCGTGCAAAGAAGCGCTTAAAATTATTGGTGATGTAGCAAAGTCTACGATTGTTACCTGACTTGatgatatttcaacaaaatgttaAAAAGTTTATCTTATCTAAgtattttatgatattttaatATTAAGGCCTTATACTTATACTTTCCAATTTTATCTCAATTAAATACCTTCATATACATTTCTtgcatttcaaacaaatgcaataAAATCATTCTAGGAaggtattttgaatatttttaaaattttctactctCGGTTTTTTATTGACATAAGTAAGTACtcgtgcttttttaaaaataaaaatatccttaAAAGGAAGCCTCGAATGATTTATAAAACACGACAAACCAGGCTTTGAAAATAACCATTGAAACTAACGCAAGTAAACCCGAAATGACAACACAGGAGAAAGTAAAGTTAGAATGAACGTCTCATGAAATACATTGGTTCTGGAAAGAGAATGGTGGAGCAAAATAGACCACTGGCAGTAATAGAAATGAAAGGTAAACTGCCGACATCTCCTACCAGGACAACGAAACAAATAATAGGTACGTAACTACGTAATAAGTACTAAGTACATTCAACTAGGAATCAGAATTAATCaactttgtggaaaaaaatacaaatgaaaagAGTTTTATCCTAGTTAGAAAGAAGTGAAAATATTAACCCAAGATATCTCACGACTAGTATGagtacaattttcaaatttttgaaagcaatcccctctagaaaaaaaaatcattcaacatcAACGTGAATATGTTTTAGAGTCGGAAGTCTATTTAtagtaaaacaaaaattgagccaataaaatttggtcaaaaaaaaaactcaatttattCCAGACTTTGAATTGCATATTTTAAGTTTTATGAAGTCTTTTCAGTACACAACTGGGGGGCTTTGCCCCCTAGGTCGCTCCACGGGCTCCACACCCTgctcgcgcactcgcttcgctcgtgctgctcgccctggccctcgctccgctcaggcctctcgccccttcggggctcgcttttttgacaactcaaCTCATGCCTCTGCTCCTATATGCAAATCAGTTAAAATGTGTCAATAGCAACTTCTACTCTGGTTCCAAAGTACACACTGGTTCCCGGCTCATGATTCTCCGTTACCTCCGGTTCTGGTGCAGGTAAAAATGTCTCGAGATGATCTAACTCTCCGCAGCCTGTATCGAAGAAGTTAAGAATGGCCGGTACGTGAAAAAAGCGTGCGTCACCTGTCGCCATGTGCTCCTCGTAGATCCTACTGTGTGTTTTCAGGTCATGGCCCAAAATCGCGGATAACCTGGGAacagaatttttgattattaattttttctcaccaCAGAACATGCTTGGAAGTCTGGATACCTACAATTTCTTCTTTCTCGCGTCTGGTTCGAACGTTGCATTGGTGGACGCCATTTTTCTGATCTTGCCTGTGGTTACTCCCTCCAGACCGAGACGTTTCGAGATCACGGCGAACGCCTTATCGGTCCGAAGGTAAGTTCCCTTCTCGCCTCCTGAGGCGAACACGTACGGATTTTCCGGCACCAAGTTCTTGCCAATCGTTCTAATTCGCTTTATGGCACTTGTCATCTCCGGTGTGAGCACAGCAATCACCATCTGGTGATGCTCGCTCTTCCCTCTCAACGTCACAACCCTCGCTTCGGTTGCCACGCGTTTCTCCTCCGGCGTTTTCATACATAACGAGGTGTGATTATAcgggactgaaaaaaaaacatcatattaAAAATATACTAACTACTTTCTTACTTACGCTAAGCCTATCTGTATACTTACGTTCCTCGCGATTCTTGAACTGCTCGTGTGACATTGAGCCCACCTCCCCGGCTCTTCTCAGGTTGTACAACGTGACCCGCGCCATCACGTATCGACAGTACTCCTTATAATCCTTGTAGGTGAATTCTGATTTGGCACGTGCTTCGAACTCCTTCATTTTTTCCACTAGATGTTCGCGGAAAATTTTAACCTGCGGTCCTAACGGCGGTCCCTTCTTCTTTGTCATCTCCTTGTGCGCTCTGGTAGAATGCGCGTGACTGTTGATGATATCGACTTGGAGTTCAAACGTGCTTCGTTTCACCATGCTCCGATCTTCATTGAATTCGCTTTTAGCGAAATCGTACATCGTTCCTGCAAGAAACAGAAAGAcacacgattaaaaaaaaactccctgGGTATATTCGCTGCAGATACTAAGCTCCTACCTAGCTTCGATGTATATTTCCTACACGCTTCCGCATATTCATACCCTTTCGTGCATGTGCGCACAACGCGGTGCATATGACCGATATAATCCCGCTTGTATATGTCCACCATGCCGACATCCTGACCGCATCTCTGGCGGAACGCTTCGACAAATCGCGCAAAAATACGTACGCCCTGACGTAGCGCCGTTACTCTCCGCTCTTTGATCGTCTTGTATAGCGCGCTACGTTTACAAGCTTTTGTCGCGTCATCTGGTGCAGGAGCTGCAGTTTCAGGATCGTCAATATCGCCTTCATCGGTGTCGTTGTCACTGTCTACGTTGTTGATCTTCGACAGCTCATGTTTCAAGTATTTTCTGAGTAGCGGGTCCGTTTTGATTATATCAAGTATCTCGTCATTTCTGAAAAGAATGAACATGGTAAGAAACAATGAAAATGTGTGACCTGGGACCAGCCACTAACTTACCTCATGGGCGCCACAAACTCTGCCAACTCCGGATCATTCAACTCCACGGTCCTGGTATGAAGCAAAGCCCGATCCCGAATGTTCTTATCTTGAGATTTGCGCTTGAGACATTGGTGCCTTTTAATGTCAGCATATGTGCCTCGACAGTCTGAGCACTCGAGGAGAGTTCATTTCACCACCTTGGCAGGACTTTTGCGAGCTAAAATGAGGTCATCAGGGCGAGATTCTTGCCTTTGTTTCGCGTTGAACTTCGATGAGCCTTCGTGAACCAACAGTTGATACCGCTCCCGGCGAAATTTTAACTTCGCTTCATCTTTGAACTTGTCACTTTTTGACATGATATCGCGAACGCGCGATTCTTCCGCATGCACTCGCTCAACATGGCGGGTAAATTTCTTTTGCAGTACCCCGCAGTAAGGGCATGCGAGCGCTTTACCTGGCATTATATTATCTAGTCGATTACAAGCTCTGTAAACACAGGTAATTCATTAGTATTACGCCTCGCTAAGAGGCGGGTGGGGCACTTGCGATCACCAAAAACTGGTACTATACAAGGGAGAACACTGAATCACCGCATCAATGAGACGATGGTTCAGTGGACCGCCTTGCACCATACGCAGCTTCAGAATAGACCGGCACTCTTCGCCGCGTGCAGGCGTGCCCCGTGAAGAGCTGACAAACACCCGCAGGTGTTCGCCGCCGGACCTGTTGTCCAGCGTTGGCTCGCTGAGAAGAGAACTTGGCGCGAGCCATGTTCAATTCGGGCCAACTCAATATACGCGCGACGTGAAGTCGCACGTTCGACCGAGGCATTTGAGCGAACGAACCCGATCGGCGCATAAATCCAATCGGCTCACAAATCCAATAAGCGCACAAATCCAATCAGCGCACAAATCCGATCAGCGCACAAATCCGATTGCGAACAAGTAACAGTCAGATCAGACCATCTTACCTACTGCACTTCTAGTTGGCTCGCCGAGAAGAGAACTTGGCCTGAGCCATGTTCAATTCGGGCCAACTCTATATACGCGCGACGTGAAGTCGCACGTTCGACCGAGGCATTTGAGCGAACGAACCCGATCGACGCATGAATCCACTCGGCGCACAAATCCGACTGCGAACAAGTCGCGGTCTGATCGGGCCATCTGCACTACCAGGGATACGAGTAACCAAGTACCATTAGTTCGCCGCACCACCGTTCTCCGCGGTGCAGGCTCAAGCTCCAGCGCCGACGTCAAGGCTGGTACCTATGCTGGAGTGCGTCTTTCGCTCAGAGTTGACCCTCTGAGAAGAGGACTTGGCGTAAGCCATGTTCAATTCGGGCCAACTCTATATACACGCAACGTGAAGTCGCACGTTCGACCGAGGCATTTGAGCGAACAAACCCAATCGGCGCATAAATCCAATCGGCTTACAAATCCAATCAGCGCACAAATTTGATCAGCGCACAAATCCGATTGCGAAAAAGTCGCTGCACTACCAAGGATACGAGTAACCAGGTACCATTAGTTCGCCGCACCACCGTTCTCCGCGGTGCCGACCTAAGCTCCAGCGCCGACGTCAAGGCTGGTACCTATGCTGGAGTGCGTCTTTCGCTCTGAGGTTTTACACCGAGAAGAGAACGTGACGCGAGCCACGTCCAATTCAGGCCAACTCTATATACGCGCGATGTTAAGTCACGCACGTTTGAACCATGAGCGTGCAAATGTGTCCGTCAATCGAATTCAGGACGCGGCTGTTCGAGAATCTTTGTGAAGGAAGCGAGGCGGCCAGCTAACCGCGAACGTTACGTTCGCGATCTCACCGACTCCACAACAAATTCTCTAATTAGTCGCGTTGACCGTCATTCGACGTCGGGAACGCATTTGCCGTTCACGCAGACGACTCACCAATACGATTGCGAACCAGTCGCGGTCATATCGGGCCGTCTAGTTGACTCGCCGAGGAGAAAACTTGGCGCGAACCTTGTTCAATTCGGGCCAACTCTACATACACGCAACGTTAAGTCGCACGTTTGCCCGAAGCATTTGAGCAAACGAACCCGATCGGCGCAAAAACTCAATCAGCGCAGTAATCCAATCGGCGATCAAACTCATCGCACGCATGCACTCGACCCGCAGGTATCGATCAGCTGACAGTAGCTCTCTCTCGACACGTCAACTCACTTCCAGCGGATGAATTCATCTCGCTGGAAGAAGGTAGTTAGTTCTGCTGATGCGCGACAAGCTCGTATATACGTTGCCATATTCGCGCAATCGCCTCATAGGTAGATGTAAATCAATCCCCACGTTCGTACAGTCAAAAAACCAACGAACGCGCTAAACCGAAACCAAAGAATTGGTGTGCCGCTCGGTGTGAGAGCCACAAAGGCCCTACACCAGGTGCATGGGTAAATCGCATCGTGAACGCCGCGCGTTATCGTCCTCCGGACGTACGCGACGACACGACACGCCGTACGCGGCTAAGCGGTCAAATGGTGGGCGAGTGAACGAGGCATTCGGGCATAGAGTGCGAAATCCGAACGAACGGCTGCACTGCCCATGGCATCGCCGTGGAACGAGGTTGCCGGCTCGGAGAATAAATTCCCCGAGCTGCGCGCTCGCTCCACGACGACGCGTGGCAGAACGGCTCGTCTTCGGACTCGCGCTCTCTACTCGGCTGCGCGACACTACATGAACGTTAAGAACCGCGGCGAGCTATCCTAGCGCCTATCCGGACTATAATGCGGTACGTTCCGTGCGTCCAATCCGGCAACTCTATAGCTCAAAATTGGGCTAGCCAAAAGATATTCGGGTACGTTGTGGTCCCAGATCCGCAGACCTTAAGGGGGctgagaaaaatccaaaaataaggGTCTTGAGACCTCGAGCAATTGCAACTCGACCATCCGCAATCAgtaaactttgccaaaaaaaggCCGTTTTTCGGCGTTTTCGCCCGAGCGCCGTCACGCTTCCACCAATTTACGTGGGGGAGTCTCGAGCACTTTCGGGCTCCCCCTCCAAAAGGGGGGCTGGTgcctcgaaaattttttctatctccagactcaattattttttctaagTTCAACAACagcccttgaaaattttcaaaaaaatcgagtgacataTCCCTATATATGTTTTTGAGGACGcggaattcatttttgacaaaatttttgaccttCGAGCTTTTTTTGGGGGTGCTGGGGGgtgccaaatttgaaaattttccaaaaaatcatgtgaccTATGCTTATAATAGGTTTTCGATGacgctgatttcatttttgacaatatttttgaccttgtggcctcccctccccccctccgagggggctggtgcctcaaaattttttttttgcataatttgacCTGTTTTCGATATTTATgcgcaaaaatggacgtttccTCGTCCCCTagacctcccctcccccctccgagggggctggtgcctcgaaattttttttttgcataatttgacCTGTTTTCGATGTTTATGTGCAGAAATGGACGTTTCCTCGTCCCCTTGATATGGGAAGGATTGCCCTACACACTCTACTAGTATTTCGTGTCAGTCTTTCTTAGGAAAATACGTCGAAATGCTGGTACACATTTATATGTACCATAAAGTACATTCTTTTTCCTCCCCTATGCTGGAAGCTGCGGTAATGTGTTAACTGCTAGTATAAGTATACGATCATTCATAAAAAGATCGTATACAATTTAATTCACCCACACAGAGACGCACGCATGATTCGTGTGTATATTGTAGGGGAAATGTCACTCGATCACCTGTCA is from Planococcus citri chromosome 1, ihPlaCitr1.1, whole genome shotgun sequence and encodes:
- the LOC135831760 gene encoding dynamin-like; this translates as MAGNPGLERLIPIVNKLQDAFTQLDVTVQFDLPQIAVVGVQSAGKSSVLENFVGRDFLPRGVGIVTRRPLILQLNHSELEYGEFLHKKGKKFENFDEIRKEIEAETNRLTGKNKGISKIPINLSIYSPHVLNFTIIDLPGLTKVPIGDQPTDIETQIRDMVLEFVKNDNCIILAISPANSDLANSDALKIAKEVDPKGDRTIGVLTKLDLMDEGTDARDILENKLLPLRRGYIGVVNRSQKDIDGRKDIKAALQAEKQFFQTNPAYRHMADKLGTPHLQKVLNQQLTKHIRNTLPSLREKIQKQKANLDKEMDTINRLNPNDPLAKAKIMQQMIQQLRDDFGTIVEGSIATEINTIELSGGAKINRIFHESLQSEIAKIIIEEEALRNEITLAIQNIHAIRNGLFPPDKAFETVVTKHIRKLKEPSLKCKELVVTELEEIIQLCLEKMNRYPRLREETERILMEQILRRDEVCEEYINTFMACELSLINIPQDDIIRHKAQEVKEDTVFAYKIIRKGLMTIQNVGNSKDGPRDYWFVLTNKYLSWYKDRNERYKKATLPLDGLKLKLVEQVFGEPRKKVFRLVKLKNRKKFQDHKQLEFCSKNPNDMSLWTSSFLEVGILVDQSDSLSDISDLENVDEDTQPKDSLGNQVEKILNLVDSYMKIEMKTFRDHLPKIIMNLIVMNVKTFISVELPAHLNTCENQSSLMDEGEEETAKREEVMKMHRACKEALKIIGDVAKSTIVT